Proteins encoded in a region of the Phocoena phocoena chromosome X, mPhoPho1.1, whole genome shotgun sequence genome:
- the MSL3 gene encoding MSL complex subunit 3 isoform X1: MSASEGMKFKFHSGEKVLCFEPDPTKARVLYDAKIVDVIVGKDEKGRKIPEYLIHFNGWNRSWDRWAAEDHVLRDTDENRRLQRKLARKAVARLRSTGRKRKRCRLPGVDSVLKSLPAEEKDENVENSISSSSDDSSEEKDEEISEESDIEEKTEVKEESELHAKKEMEERTITIEIPEVLKKKLEDDCYYINRRKRLVKLPCQTNIITILESYVKHFAINAAFSANERPRHHHAIPHANMNVHYIPAEKNVDLCKEMVDGLRITFDYTLPLVLLYPYEQVQYKKVTSSKFFLPIKESTTNTNRNPEELSPSPPLLNPSTPQSAESQPTTGEPATPKRRKAEPEALQSLRRSTRHSANCDRLSESSASPQPKRRQQDASASMPKLFLHLEKKTPVHSRSSSPVPLTPSKEGSAVFAGFEGRRTNEINEVLSWKLVPDSYPPGDQPPPPSYIYGAQHLLRLFVKLPEILGKMSFSEKNLKALLKHFDLFLRFLAEYHDDFFPESAYVAACEAHYSTKNPRAIY, translated from the exons GCTTCGAGCCTGACCCCACCAAGGCGCGAGTGCTGTACGATGCCAAG ATTGTCGATGTTATTGTTGGGAAAGACGAAAAAGGCAGAAAGATCCCAGAATATCTGATCCATTTTAATGGTTGGAACAGAAG CTGGGATAGATGGGCAGCTGAAGATCATGTCCTTCGTGACACCGATGAAAATCGGAGATTACAGCGTAAATTGGCAAGGAAAGCTGTAGCTCGCCT gagaagcacaggaagaaagaggaagcgCTGCAGGTTGCCTGGTGTGGACTCTGTCTTAAAAAGCCTCCCTgctgaagaaaaagatgaaaatgttgAAAACT CAATAAGCAGTTCCTCTGATGACAGTAGTgaagaaaaggatgaagaaaTAAGTGAAGAAAGTGATATTGAAGAAAAGACTGAAGTG AAGGAAGAATCAGAGCTGCAtgcaaaaaaggaaatggaagaaagaacaatAACTATAGAAATCCCTGAAGTTCTGAAGAAGAAGCTTGAGGACGATTGTTACTATATCAACAGGAGGAAACGG TTAGTGAAACTTCCGTGCCAGACCAACATCATAACTATTTTGGAATCATACGTGAAGCATTTTGCTATCAATGCAGCCTTTTCAGCCAATGAGAGGCCTCGCCACCATCACGCTATACCACATGCCAACATGAATGTGCATTATATCCCAGCAGAAAAGAA CGTTGACCTTTGTAAGGAGATGGTGGATGGATTAAGAATAACCTTTGATTACACTCTCCCATTGGTTTTGCTTTATCCATATGAACAAGTTCAGTATAAAAAGGTGACTTCGTCCAAATTTTTTCTTCCGATTAAGGAAAGTACCACAAACACTAATAG GAACCCAGAGGAGCTCTCTCCAAGCCCACCTTTGTTGAATCCATCCACACCACAGTCCGCAGAGAGTCAGCCAACCACAGGCGAGCCAGCCACCCCCAAAAGGCGCAAAGCCGAGCCGGAAGCCTTGCAGTCTCTGAGGCGGTCCACACGCCACTCCGCTAATTGCGACCGGCTGTCGGAGAGCAGCGCCTCGCCTCAGCCCAAGCGCCGGCAGCAGGACGCGTCTGCCAGCATGCCCAAGCTGTTCCTGCACCTGGAAAAGA AGACACCCGTTCATAGCAGATCATCCTCACCCGTTCCTCTGACCCCTAGCAAGGAAGGGAGTGCGGtgtttgctggctttgaaggcagAAGAACTAATGAAATAAATGAG GTCCTCTCCTGGAAACTTGTACCCGACAGTTACCCGCCAGGTGACCAGCCACCTCCACCCTCTTACATTTATGGGGCGCAACACTTGCTGCGATTGTTCG tgaAACTTCCAGAAATCCTTGGAAAGATGTCCTTTTCTGAGAAGAATCTGAAGGCTTTACTGAAGCACTTTGATCTCTTTCTGAG gttTTTAGCGGAATACCATGATGACTTTTTCCCAGAGTCTGCCTATGTTGCTGCCTGTGAGGCGCACTACAGCACGAAGAACCCCAGGGCGATTTATTAA
- the MSL3 gene encoding MSL complex subunit 3 isoform X2, whose translation MKMLKTKEESELHAKKEMEERTITIEIPEVLKKKLEDDCYYINRRKRLVKLPCQTNIITILESYVKHFAINAAFSANERPRHHHAIPHANMNVHYIPAEKNVDLCKEMVDGLRITFDYTLPLVLLYPYEQVQYKKVTSSKFFLPIKESTTNTNRNPEELSPSPPLLNPSTPQSAESQPTTGEPATPKRRKAEPEALQSLRRSTRHSANCDRLSESSASPQPKRRQQDASASMPKLFLHLEKKTPVHSRSSSPVPLTPSKEGSAVFAGFEGRRTNEINEVLSWKLVPDSYPPGDQPPPPSYIYGAQHLLRLFVKLPEILGKMSFSEKNLKALLKHFDLFLRFLAEYHDDFFPESAYVAACEAHYSTKNPRAIY comes from the exons atgaaaatgttgAAAACT AAGGAAGAATCAGAGCTGCAtgcaaaaaaggaaatggaagaaagaacaatAACTATAGAAATCCCTGAAGTTCTGAAGAAGAAGCTTGAGGACGATTGTTACTATATCAACAGGAGGAAACGG TTAGTGAAACTTCCGTGCCAGACCAACATCATAACTATTTTGGAATCATACGTGAAGCATTTTGCTATCAATGCAGCCTTTTCAGCCAATGAGAGGCCTCGCCACCATCACGCTATACCACATGCCAACATGAATGTGCATTATATCCCAGCAGAAAAGAA CGTTGACCTTTGTAAGGAGATGGTGGATGGATTAAGAATAACCTTTGATTACACTCTCCCATTGGTTTTGCTTTATCCATATGAACAAGTTCAGTATAAAAAGGTGACTTCGTCCAAATTTTTTCTTCCGATTAAGGAAAGTACCACAAACACTAATAG GAACCCAGAGGAGCTCTCTCCAAGCCCACCTTTGTTGAATCCATCCACACCACAGTCCGCAGAGAGTCAGCCAACCACAGGCGAGCCAGCCACCCCCAAAAGGCGCAAAGCCGAGCCGGAAGCCTTGCAGTCTCTGAGGCGGTCCACACGCCACTCCGCTAATTGCGACCGGCTGTCGGAGAGCAGCGCCTCGCCTCAGCCCAAGCGCCGGCAGCAGGACGCGTCTGCCAGCATGCCCAAGCTGTTCCTGCACCTGGAAAAGA AGACACCCGTTCATAGCAGATCATCCTCACCCGTTCCTCTGACCCCTAGCAAGGAAGGGAGTGCGGtgtttgctggctttgaaggcagAAGAACTAATGAAATAAATGAG GTCCTCTCCTGGAAACTTGTACCCGACAGTTACCCGCCAGGTGACCAGCCACCTCCACCCTCTTACATTTATGGGGCGCAACACTTGCTGCGATTGTTCG tgaAACTTCCAGAAATCCTTGGAAAGATGTCCTTTTCTGAGAAGAATCTGAAGGCTTTACTGAAGCACTTTGATCTCTTTCTGAG gttTTTAGCGGAATACCATGATGACTTTTTCCCAGAGTCTGCCTATGTTGCTGCCTGTGAGGCGCACTACAGCACGAAGAACCCCAGGGCGATTTATTAA
- the MSL3 gene encoding MSL complex subunit 3 isoform X3, whose product MEERTITIEIPEVLKKKLEDDCYYINRRKRLVKLPCQTNIITILESYVKHFAINAAFSANERPRHHHAIPHANMNVHYIPAEKNVDLCKEMVDGLRITFDYTLPLVLLYPYEQVQYKKVTSSKFFLPIKESTTNTNRNPEELSPSPPLLNPSTPQSAESQPTTGEPATPKRRKAEPEALQSLRRSTRHSANCDRLSESSASPQPKRRQQDASASMPKLFLHLEKKTPVHSRSSSPVPLTPSKEGSAVFAGFEGRRTNEINEVLSWKLVPDSYPPGDQPPPPSYIYGAQHLLRLFVKLPEILGKMSFSEKNLKALLKHFDLFLRFLAEYHDDFFPESAYVAACEAHYSTKNPRAIY is encoded by the exons atggaagaaagaacaatAACTATAGAAATCCCTGAAGTTCTGAAGAAGAAGCTTGAGGACGATTGTTACTATATCAACAGGAGGAAACGG TTAGTGAAACTTCCGTGCCAGACCAACATCATAACTATTTTGGAATCATACGTGAAGCATTTTGCTATCAATGCAGCCTTTTCAGCCAATGAGAGGCCTCGCCACCATCACGCTATACCACATGCCAACATGAATGTGCATTATATCCCAGCAGAAAAGAA CGTTGACCTTTGTAAGGAGATGGTGGATGGATTAAGAATAACCTTTGATTACACTCTCCCATTGGTTTTGCTTTATCCATATGAACAAGTTCAGTATAAAAAGGTGACTTCGTCCAAATTTTTTCTTCCGATTAAGGAAAGTACCACAAACACTAATAG GAACCCAGAGGAGCTCTCTCCAAGCCCACCTTTGTTGAATCCATCCACACCACAGTCCGCAGAGAGTCAGCCAACCACAGGCGAGCCAGCCACCCCCAAAAGGCGCAAAGCCGAGCCGGAAGCCTTGCAGTCTCTGAGGCGGTCCACACGCCACTCCGCTAATTGCGACCGGCTGTCGGAGAGCAGCGCCTCGCCTCAGCCCAAGCGCCGGCAGCAGGACGCGTCTGCCAGCATGCCCAAGCTGTTCCTGCACCTGGAAAAGA AGACACCCGTTCATAGCAGATCATCCTCACCCGTTCCTCTGACCCCTAGCAAGGAAGGGAGTGCGGtgtttgctggctttgaaggcagAAGAACTAATGAAATAAATGAG GTCCTCTCCTGGAAACTTGTACCCGACAGTTACCCGCCAGGTGACCAGCCACCTCCACCCTCTTACATTTATGGGGCGCAACACTTGCTGCGATTGTTCG tgaAACTTCCAGAAATCCTTGGAAAGATGTCCTTTTCTGAGAAGAATCTGAAGGCTTTACTGAAGCACTTTGATCTCTTTCTGAG gttTTTAGCGGAATACCATGATGACTTTTTCCCAGAGTCTGCCTATGTTGCTGCCTGTGAGGCGCACTACAGCACGAAGAACCCCAGGGCGATTTATTAA